In the genome of Olsenella profusa DSM 13989, one region contains:
- a CDS encoding ATP-binding protein: MQPGSRQRSEAEGLLRACARALFISCDSIDAFLGRATPGQLAACTSLLEDELSHRERAKRGRLLRQAGFPVPETLGGFDWPNVRLPDGWGADEMRSLSFVDAAEDLVFFGKTGRGKSHASIGLGTAAVAAGTPVRSYQTARLVLALGKAKRDGTLDRVLADVAKARLVILGEFGHVPFDVDGARPPCQVISDSHECRSIVFTTNVEFSRWGTVLAGDELAAAIVDRVARHGRLVEFGGPSHRLENSLMLGKGGE; encoded by the coding sequence ATGCAGCCTGGCAGCAGGCAGAGGTCGGAGGCCGAGGGCCTCCTCCGCGCGTGCGCGCGTGCGCTCTTCATATCTTGCGACTCCATAGACGCGTTCCTCGGCAGGGCCACCCCGGGCCAGCTCGCCGCCTGCACGTCGCTGCTCGAGGACGAGCTGTCGCACAGGGAGCGCGCCAAGCGCGGGCGGCTCCTCAGGCAGGCGGGGTTCCCCGTCCCCGAGACGCTCGGGGGCTTCGACTGGCCCAACGTCAGGCTCCCAGACGGCTGGGGCGCCGACGAGATGCGCAGCCTCTCGTTCGTGGACGCAGCGGAGGACCTCGTGTTCTTCGGGAAGACGGGCAGGGGCAAGTCGCATGCCTCGATAGGCCTTGGCACGGCCGCCGTGGCCGCCGGCACCCCCGTGCGGTCCTACCAGACCGCGCGGCTGGTGCTCGCCCTCGGGAAGGCGAAGCGCGACGGCACGCTCGACAGGGTTCTCGCGGACGTCGCGAAGGCCCGGCTGGTGATCCTGGGCGAGTTCGGCCACGTGCCCTTCGACGTGGACGGCGCGCGGCCGCCCTGCCAGGTCATATCCGACAGCCACGAGTGCCGGAGCATCGTGTTCACCACCAACGTGGAGTTCTCCAGGTGGGGCACGGTCCTCGCGGGCGACGAGCTGGCCGCGGCGATCGTCGACAGGGTCGCGCGCCACGGCAGGCTCGTGGAGTTCGGCGGGCCCAGCCACAGGCTGGAGAACTCGCTGATGCTCGGGAAGGGAGGCGAGTGA
- a CDS encoding IS3 family transposase, whose product MEDGVYSLEQRTRAVELYIKYGFKATATIRELGYPSRAQLVGWYREWQDNGGALRGRNLERYSEGQRRAAVNHYLEHGRCNAYTRRELGYPGSTQKLREWIDELAPGERRTAEPRTFTLEEKQKAVTALVRRAGSAQQIADEVGSTRCTLYKWKRELLPEKEPPMPDTSNAVSNGASDAGAARAAPVTQTEIDALEARKAELEKELRQLELKRDILEGALEILGKGTGADPANELTNREKTLLIESLRPKWRLCELLSALDMARSSHQYQLSAIAAGDRDAGARELVCAVFNANDGAYGRRRIHDELEARGHVIGERRIGRIMAEEKLEAHGKAKPGKAYSSYKGEVSEHPGNKVCQDFEAGLPNFLWLTDVTQLSIPAGKLYLSPVLDCFDGAIVSWTTSTSPNAEMANSMLKAALATTTDEERRHLVIHSDCGCHYRWPEWISICEKAGIMRSMSRKGCSPDNSRMEGFFGTMKVEMLYGRDWAGVTLDELKERIDAYIERYNKTRIKRSLGSMSPLQYRQSLGLAA is encoded by the coding sequence TTGGAGGATGGCGTGTACTCCCTTGAGCAGAGGACAAGAGCGGTCGAGCTCTATATCAAGTATGGTTTTAAAGCCACGGCTACGATACGCGAGTTGGGATATCCAAGCCGGGCACAGCTTGTAGGATGGTATCGGGAATGGCAGGACAACGGAGGCGCGCTCAGGGGGCGCAACCTAGAACGCTACTCAGAAGGGCAAAGGCGGGCCGCCGTCAACCACTATCTGGAGCACGGCCGCTGCAACGCCTATACGAGACGCGAGCTGGGATACCCCGGAAGTACGCAAAAGCTCAGAGAGTGGATAGACGAGCTGGCACCTGGCGAGAGGCGGACAGCCGAGCCCAGGACGTTCACTCTCGAAGAGAAGCAGAAAGCCGTGACAGCGCTTGTCAGACGAGCCGGAAGCGCGCAACAGATCGCCGACGAGGTCGGCTCCACGCGTTGTACCCTCTACAAGTGGAAGCGAGAGCTATTGCCTGAGAAGGAGCCCCCGATGCCCGACACAAGCAACGCCGTCTCAAATGGCGCGTCCGACGCCGGAGCCGCCAGAGCGGCTCCCGTCACGCAGACAGAAATAGATGCCCTCGAGGCCAGGAAGGCCGAACTCGAGAAAGAGCTGCGCCAACTCGAGCTCAAGCGCGACATCCTGGAGGGCGCCCTCGAGATCCTGGGAAAAGGGACGGGCGCCGACCCGGCAAACGAGCTCACGAACAGGGAGAAGACTCTGCTGATTGAGTCGCTGCGCCCCAAATGGAGGCTGTGCGAGCTTCTCTCGGCGCTCGACATGGCCCGATCGAGCCACCAGTACCAACTCTCGGCCATCGCCGCCGGGGACAGGGACGCCGGGGCGCGGGAGCTGGTCTGCGCCGTCTTCAACGCCAACGACGGCGCCTACGGAAGGCGCCGCATCCACGACGAGCTCGAGGCACGAGGACATGTCATCGGCGAGCGCAGGATAGGGCGAATAATGGCTGAGGAGAAGCTCGAGGCGCACGGCAAGGCAAAGCCCGGGAAGGCCTACAGCTCCTACAAGGGCGAGGTCTCGGAACACCCCGGCAACAAGGTCTGCCAGGACTTCGAAGCCGGACTTCCCAACTTCCTATGGCTCACCGACGTCACGCAGCTCTCGATACCGGCCGGCAAGCTCTATCTGAGCCCGGTTTTGGACTGCTTCGACGGCGCCATCGTAAGCTGGACGACCTCGACCTCGCCCAACGCCGAGATGGCCAACTCCATGCTCAAGGCGGCTTTGGCCACTACGACAGACGAGGAGCGCCGCCATCTCGTGATCCATTCGGACTGCGGCTGCCACTACCGCTGGCCCGAGTGGATCTCCATCTGCGAGAAGGCCGGCATCATGCGCTCCATGTCGCGCAAGGGGTGCAGCCCTGACAACTCCCGCATGGAGGGCTTTTTCGGCACCATGAAGGTCGAGATGCTCTATGGCAGGGACTGGGCGGGCGTCACGTTGGATGAGCTCAAGGAGAGGATAGACGCCTATATAGAGCGTTACAACAAGACGAGGATCAAGCGCTCGCTGGGCTCGATGAGCCCCCTACAATACAGGCAGAGCTTGGGCCTCGCAGCCTAG
- a CDS encoding UvrD-helicase domain-containing protein, with translation MSDDEVMRSLQEQAKNGAVGQLAVAMESKRVEARVVTYDDQIRTALWVLQDDKVARLYQNHFFAALVDEFQDLTPQQLRLVKALCGDNITFAGDLAQSIFSFAGADPDYTYQEISNSTNKQIKLLKSFRSAPAVLNAVNSLSQMTHSEQLVAAFPNHWGNSGLSAFASFDNERTEASWIVKMAQRILQLCPNQRVGVITRVGFRIKGVKDTLAANGIQYTDWSSGIFRPEIARALRHTCDDLLSRATEGISFKSKLDIYRYIVERTTLLQSGTHAELEDACSWLFDQVLERDANLSRASEIRESICEMRGDESFATRKGIHCLTGHTGKGQQFDWVFIVGLDKGSIPFYKASTDQEIGEEARVLSVMISRARIGFVTTSTEINAYGYSREPSSFLSLLQSAPGFICGSDCIVDWCAKADWQGISKI, from the coding sequence TTGTCTGATGATGAAGTAATGAGAAGCCTTCAGGAACAGGCAAAGAATGGAGCGGTTGGCCAGCTTGCGGTGGCCATGGAAAGCAAAAGGGTCGAAGCGCGTGTCGTCACCTATGACGATCAAATACGAACCGCTCTGTGGGTACTGCAGGATGATAAAGTCGCCCGGCTTTATCAGAACCATTTCTTTGCTGCGCTTGTGGACGAGTTTCAGGACTTGACCCCCCAGCAATTGCGACTGGTCAAAGCCCTGTGTGGAGACAACATTACTTTCGCCGGTGACCTCGCGCAGAGCATCTTCTCTTTTGCTGGAGCGGATCCTGACTATACCTATCAAGAGATTTCTAACAGTACGAACAAGCAGATAAAGCTCTTGAAATCTTTCCGTTCAGCACCTGCCGTCCTTAATGCAGTTAACTCGCTTTCCCAAATGACACACAGTGAGCAACTTGTGGCCGCCTTTCCCAATCATTGGGGTAACAGTGGGCTCTCAGCATTTGCCTCCTTTGATAATGAGAGGACTGAAGCAAGTTGGATTGTCAAAATGGCACAGAGGATTTTGCAACTTTGCCCAAATCAGCGCGTTGGAGTCATCACTAGAGTCGGCTTCAGGATAAAAGGCGTAAAAGATACGCTGGCTGCAAATGGAATCCAGTATACCGACTGGTCGAGTGGCATATTCAGGCCGGAAATCGCGAGAGCCCTTCGACATACATGCGATGACCTGTTAAGTAGAGCTACAGAGGGTATTAGTTTCAAAAGCAAGCTAGATATCTACCGATACATAGTTGAAAGAACAACTTTGCTGCAGAGCGGTACGCATGCGGAACTTGAAGATGCCTGCTCCTGGCTATTTGACCAGGTATTGGAAAGAGACGCTAACCTGTCCCGGGCATCTGAAATAAGGGAAAGCATTTGCGAGATGCGAGGCGATGAGAGCTTTGCGACGCGCAAGGGCATACATTGCTTAACGGGTCATACTGGCAAAGGACAACAGTTCGATTGGGTGTTCATAGTCGGGCTTGATAAAGGCTCAATTCCCTTTTACAAAGCTTCTACCGATCAAGAGATTGGAGAAGAGGCACGAGTTCTCTCTGTAATGATTTCACGTGCAAGGATTGGATTTGTTACAACTTCCACGGAAATCAATGCATACGGATACTCTAGGGAGCCATCATCTTTTCTTTCATTGCTTCAAAGTGCTCCAGGTTTTATCTGTGGGAGCGACTGCATAGTAGATTGGTGCGCCAAAGCAGATTGGCAAGGCATATCGAAAATATAG
- a CDS encoding ATP-binding protein, which translates to MEIRRDKYLNDLVVRKGNGMIKIVTGIRRCGKTYLVFDLFVRHLIESGVSEDHIITLALDDRANARYRDVDALYDYLMERIGNDRGVYYILLDEIQYAITAKELRSKDEPPALYGVLNGLLHRRNVDVYVTGSNSKLLSTDVMTEFRGRGDEVRIHPLTFAEFMQAFDGDRQEGWAEYVMYGGLPLVLSMRTPEQKAVYLASLFDEAYLSDVVERNHLTKSQELEDLVDVLASSIGALTNPSKIEATFRSELRSKLDADTIRRYLGHLEEAFLVSEATRYDVKGRRYIGTPKKYYFEDMGLRNARLGFRQVEESHIMENVIYNELRARGFSVDVGVVDRRMKNNGRDERCRYEVDFVANLGYRRYYIQSALQLDTPEKVAQEKRSLTLIDDSFRKIVVVNRVMRPYMDDDGILTMGLFDFLLDPNSLD; encoded by the coding sequence GTGGAGATCAGACGCGACAAGTATCTGAACGACCTCGTCGTCCGCAAGGGCAACGGAATGATCAAGATCGTCACGGGCATAAGGCGCTGCGGAAAAACCTATCTGGTGTTTGACTTGTTCGTCCGCCATCTCATCGAGTCAGGAGTTTCAGAAGACCACATAATCACATTGGCTCTCGACGACAGGGCTAACGCGCGCTACCGAGATGTCGACGCTCTCTATGACTATCTCATGGAGAGGATCGGCAACGATCGAGGGGTCTACTACATCCTCCTTGACGAGATACAGTACGCCATCACGGCGAAGGAGCTCAGGAGCAAGGACGAGCCCCCCGCGCTCTACGGCGTGCTCAACGGCCTGCTTCATCGTCGTAACGTCGACGTTTACGTGACTGGGAGTAACTCCAAGCTGCTCTCCACGGACGTGATGACCGAGTTCAGGGGTAGGGGCGACGAGGTGCGCATCCACCCGCTGACCTTCGCGGAGTTCATGCAGGCGTTCGACGGCGACCGTCAGGAGGGCTGGGCCGAGTACGTCATGTACGGCGGGCTGCCCCTCGTGCTCTCCATGAGGACTCCTGAGCAGAAGGCCGTCTACCTTGCGAGCCTTTTCGATGAGGCCTATCTCTCGGACGTTGTCGAGCGAAACCACCTCACCAAGTCGCAGGAGCTCGAAGATTTAGTGGACGTGCTCGCTTCCTCCATCGGAGCCCTCACGAACCCTTCGAAGATCGAGGCGACGTTCAGGAGCGAGCTGCGCTCGAAACTCGACGCCGACACCATCAGGCGCTATCTCGGACATCTTGAAGAGGCGTTCCTCGTGAGCGAGGCGACCCGCTACGACGTGAAGGGGCGCAGGTACATCGGCACGCCCAAGAAGTACTACTTCGAGGACATGGGGCTCCGGAACGCACGGCTGGGGTTCAGGCAGGTCGAGGAGTCGCACATTATGGAGAACGTCATCTACAACGAGCTGCGCGCCCGGGGGTTCTCTGTGGATGTCGGCGTGGTGGACAGGCGCATGAAAAACAACGGTCGTGACGAGCGCTGCCGCTACGAGGTGGACTTTGTGGCGAACCTCGGCTATCGCCGTTACTACATCCAGTCTGCGCTGCAGCTCGATACCCCTGAGAAGGTCGCGCAGGAAAAGCGTTCGCTCACGCTCATCGACGACAGCTTCAGGAAGATCGTGGTGGTAAACCGCGTCATGCGGCCCTACATGGACGACGACGGCATCCTTACCATGGGGCTGTTCGATTTCCTGCTCGACCCAAACAGCCTCGACTGA
- a CDS encoding ECs_2282 family putative zinc-binding protein produces MDDLSIQVGLTCPTCGCTEFESEQPKDNEEYADDWPFTCAHCGRTFTRKELIEANAESIDAAVDDMKDEIVEAAEKELKKAFKGWKTK; encoded by the coding sequence GTGGACGATCTTTCAATTCAAGTTGGCCTCACATGCCCAACTTGCGGCTGCACGGAATTTGAGTCAGAGCAACCCAAGGATAACGAAGAGTACGCCGATGACTGGCCATTCACCTGCGCGCACTGCGGCAGGACCTTTACCCGCAAAGAACTCATAGAGGCAAATGCCGAGTCCATCGACGCCGCCGTCGACGACATGAAGGACGAAATCGTTGAGGCTGCCGAGAAGGAGCTGAAGAAGGCATTCAAGGGGTGGAAGACTAAATGA
- a CDS encoding type IV toxin-antitoxin system AbiEi family antitoxin domain-containing protein, producing the protein MRYSNHIGAIAELSESEGVFTTAQAARMGIPRDALHDAVESGRLGRVVRGAHRMVGSGSSLTDELAAIWKLTAPARFSHERMRVSDWDGIAVGGSTASALLGIGDLRLSPYRLYAPRRVSTRNPSAGFARRTVARDEVTFESGLPVTRPGRTVLDLAVDDEDPSLMADVLGDASRKYPGFDHGKLQRLLEGHYGEKRGREIHRSLIEDSGLLGKEVQS; encoded by the coding sequence ATGAGATATTCGAACCACATAGGGGCAATAGCCGAGCTCTCCGAGTCCGAGGGCGTCTTCACCACGGCCCAGGCGGCCCGCATGGGCATCCCGCGCGACGCCCTGCACGACGCGGTCGAGTCCGGACGCCTGGGGCGCGTCGTGCGCGGCGCCCACCGCATGGTGGGGTCCGGCTCCTCCCTCACGGACGAGCTGGCGGCGATATGGAAGCTCACCGCCCCGGCGAGGTTCTCCCACGAGAGGATGCGGGTCTCGGACTGGGATGGCATCGCCGTCGGGGGGTCGACCGCCTCCGCCCTCCTCGGGATCGGCGATTTGCGGCTCTCTCCCTACCGGCTCTACGCCCCCAGGAGGGTGAGCACGAGGAACCCGTCGGCGGGCTTCGCCAGGCGCACGGTGGCGCGCGACGAGGTGACGTTCGAGTCGGGGCTCCCCGTGACGCGTCCCGGGCGCACCGTCCTCGATCTCGCCGTAGACGACGAGGACCCCTCGCTCATGGCGGACGTCCTGGGCGATGCCTCGAGGAAGTACCCCGGCTTCGACCACGGGAAGCTCCAGAGGCTGCTCGAGGGACATTACGGCGAGAAGCGGGGGCGCGAGATTCACCGGAGTCTGATTGAGGATTCCGGGCTTCTCGGGAAGGAGGTGCAATCATGA
- a CDS encoding nucleotidyl transferase AbiEii/AbiGii toxin family protein: MRYKSAAALEMAVKAAAAASPMETGLAVSSFYFHRLLCRVFVGGNESFVLKGGRAMLARTVDARVTRDIDLLSTEENLDEALEKLVRLAETDLGDFVTLEFAGSHPIKAEDEYRDGLSARFVPVLGAKRLQQSSS, translated from the coding sequence ATGAGGTACAAGAGCGCGGCCGCGCTCGAGATGGCAGTCAAGGCTGCCGCGGCGGCGTCGCCGATGGAGACCGGACTCGCCGTGTCGTCCTTCTACTTCCACCGGCTTTTGTGCCGCGTGTTCGTCGGCGGCAACGAGTCGTTCGTGCTCAAGGGCGGCCGGGCGATGCTCGCTCGCACCGTCGATGCCCGCGTGACGCGCGACATCGACCTGCTCTCTACCGAAGAGAACCTGGACGAGGCGCTCGAGAAGCTCGTCCGGCTCGCCGAGACCGACCTGGGCGACTTCGTGACGCTTGAGTTCGCGGGGTCGCATCCGATAAAGGCCGAGGACGAGTACAGGGATGGCCTGTCGGCCAGGTTCGTCCCCGTACTCGGCGCGAAGCGCCTGCAGCAATCCTCCTCGTAG
- a CDS encoding IS3 family transposase, producing MLGEQAVETFERGLGYRSATKSLGVPAEAARNWLKTYRAIGRDGLLAMGGKQARYDYETKVAAASAVVDGGMSKPEAQVACLKKIDSPEGGEALPNREKALAVAELSGLGHKASDLLEADGPWQKMGTGVTEFKLSFGKAYLAPVYDFGSKEIVVHSISLHPDLAQQEEMLEMLMEAKPEGTEPILHSDMGWRYQHAVYVGALAGNGFVQSMSRKGNRIDNGATEQVFGHIEDEFFRGQDWETFESLKADLDAYIMHWNTKGRQAKLKGLTPAEFRDQALREAA from the coding sequence TTGCTCGGGGAGCAGGCCGTCGAGACGTTCGAGAGGGGACTCGGCTACAGATCCGCCACCAAGAGCCTTGGCGTCCCCGCCGAGGCCGCGAGAAACTGGCTGAAGACGTACCGCGCAATCGGGAGGGACGGGCTTCTCGCCATGGGAGGAAAGCAGGCCAGATACGACTACGAGACCAAGGTTGCCGCGGCGAGCGCCGTGGTCGACGGTGGGATGAGCAAGCCTGAGGCGCAGGTGGCGTGCCTAAAAAAAATCGATAGCCCTGAAGGCGGAGAGGCGCTCCCGAACCGGGAGAAGGCCCTAGCGGTCGCCGAGCTTTCAGGGCTTGGGCACAAGGCGTCCGACCTCCTCGAGGCGGACGGCCCCTGGCAGAAGATGGGCACCGGCGTCACCGAGTTCAAGCTCTCATTCGGCAAGGCCTACCTCGCGCCGGTCTACGACTTCGGCAGCAAGGAGATCGTCGTCCACTCCATATCCCTGCATCCCGACCTCGCGCAGCAGGAGGAGATGCTGGAGATGCTCATGGAGGCGAAGCCCGAGGGCACGGAGCCGATCCTGCACTCGGACATGGGATGGCGGTACCAGCACGCGGTCTACGTCGGCGCGCTCGCTGGGAACGGCTTCGTCCAGAGCATGTCGCGCAAGGGCAACCGCATCGACAACGGCGCCACCGAGCAGGTCTTCGGGCACATCGAGGACGAGTTCTTCCGCGGCCAGGACTGGGAGACCTTCGAGAGCCTCAAGGCCGACCTCGACGCGTACATCATGCATTGGAACACGAAAGGGCGCCAGGCGAAGCTGAAGGGCCTGACCCCGGCGGAATTCCGGGATCAGGCCCTTCGGGAAGCCGCATAG
- a CDS encoding winged helix-turn-helix transcriptional regulator — translation MAEPRLEDLPACPVETTLMLIGNKWQVLILRDLNLNGTMRFKELQRSIGKISQKVLTSNLRAMEESGIVHREVFAEVPPRVEYSLTELGATLQPVLDAMWAWGESYKDRLRKVRSA, via the coding sequence ATGGCGGAACCGAGGCTCGAGGACCTGCCAGCATGCCCAGTGGAGACCACGCTCATGCTCATAGGAAACAAGTGGCAGGTGCTGATACTTCGCGACCTGAACCTGAACGGCACCATGCGGTTCAAGGAGCTGCAGCGCTCCATTGGCAAGATCTCGCAGAAGGTGCTGACGTCCAACCTGAGGGCCATGGAGGAGTCGGGCATCGTGCACCGGGAGGTGTTCGCGGAGGTGCCGCCGCGCGTGGAGTACTCGCTGACCGAGCTGGGCGCAACGCTACAGCCGGTCCTCGACGCGATGTGGGCGTGGGGCGAGAGCTACAAGGATCGGCTGCGCAAGGTGCGTTCGGCGTAG
- a CDS encoding NAD(P)-dependent oxidoreductase, with protein MTKKIAVVAANGKAGQLIVKEAVSRGMNVTAFVRGENRIAAQKVVVKDIMDIEAADLAGFDAVVDAFGAWTPETLDQHSTTLAHLCDCVANTDVRLLVVGGAGSLYVNPKHTMTVSDTSDFPDAFKPLAGAMAKALGELRGRGDVKWTYISPAGDFQAEGERTGEYILGGEELTLNAAGESIISYADYAIAMVDEIESGDHIQQRISTVRK; from the coding sequence ATGACCAAGAAGATCGCAGTCGTCGCAGCCAACGGCAAGGCCGGCCAGCTCATCGTGAAGGAAGCCGTATCGCGCGGCATGAACGTCACCGCATTCGTGCGCGGCGAGAACAGGATCGCAGCCCAAAAGGTTGTCGTGAAGGACATCATGGACATCGAGGCTGCCGACCTCGCTGGCTTCGACGCGGTCGTGGATGCCTTTGGAGCGTGGACGCCCGAGACGCTCGACCAGCACTCAACCACGCTCGCGCACCTGTGCGACTGCGTGGCGAACACCGACGTGCGCCTGCTCGTCGTGGGTGGAGCAGGCTCGCTCTACGTCAACCCCAAGCACACCATGACCGTCTCCGACACGTCCGACTTTCCCGACGCATTCAAGCCGCTGGCCGGCGCCATGGCCAAGGCCCTGGGCGAGCTTCGCGGGCGCGGCGATGTGAAGTGGACCTACATCTCCCCGGCTGGCGACTTCCAGGCCGAGGGCGAGCGCACCGGAGAGTACATCCTGGGCGGCGAGGAGCTGACGCTCAACGCAGCCGGCGAGTCGATCATCAGCTATGCGGATTATGCTATCGCCATGGTCGACGAGATCGAGTCCGGAGACCACATCCAGCAGCGCATCAGCACTGTGCGCAAGTAG
- a CDS encoding 4Fe-4S binding protein — translation MTYCVESEIAAFEKGEGLDLTATPNPEDVDAAWCLRFLRAIRDVAFATVGTDGLPSVRIIDVMAVTGARLYFLAPRGKAFHDDVMRERFVAIVGQTPDYRTCRIRGRVVHPEGEAAQHALVDAIFDLNPSMNLLYSGKNRCICDVFYVEEGGGEYFDLGQNPVYRKPFRIGGKLDARGTFLVTDACIECGTCAAVCPEQCIALGSPYDIDQSHCLRCGICQEACPVQVIVKR, via the coding sequence ATGACCTACTGCGTCGAAAGCGAGATTGCAGCCTTCGAGAAGGGCGAAGGGCTCGACCTGACGGCGACGCCCAATCCCGAAGATGTCGACGCCGCGTGGTGCCTGCGGTTCCTGCGGGCCATCCGCGACGTCGCGTTCGCCACCGTGGGAACCGATGGGCTGCCGAGCGTGCGTATCATCGATGTCATGGCCGTCACGGGCGCCCGCCTGTACTTCCTTGCGCCGCGCGGCAAGGCATTCCACGATGACGTGATGCGCGAGCGATTCGTGGCCATCGTAGGCCAGACGCCCGACTATCGTACATGCCGTATCCGCGGGCGCGTCGTGCATCCCGAGGGCGAAGCAGCGCAGCATGCGCTCGTCGACGCCATCTTCGATCTGAACCCCTCGATGAACCTGCTCTACTCGGGCAAGAACCGCTGTATCTGCGACGTGTTCTACGTCGAGGAGGGCGGGGGAGAGTACTTCGACCTGGGCCAGAATCCCGTCTACCGCAAGCCGTTCAGGATTGGCGGCAAACTGGATGCACGTGGCACGTTCCTCGTTACAGATGCCTGCATCGAGTGCGGGACCTGCGCCGCTGTCTGTCCGGAGCAGTGCATCGCGCTCGGCAGCCCCTACGATATCGACCAGTCCCATTGCCTGCGCTGCGGCATCTGCCAGGAGGCGTGTCCCGTGCAGGTGATTGTCAAGCGATAG
- a CDS encoding SIR2 family NAD-dependent protein deacylase, with translation MEKKSYAQTLTELRDAIDAADAIVVGAGAGLSIAAGLTYSGERFERYFGDFIEKYRFRDMYSAGFFPFQTLEEQWVYWSRHIWYDRYVEPPKDTYAKLLQLVQSKDFFVITTNVDHQFQRAGFPKERLYYTQGDYGLWQCSVPCHDKTYDNYETVKRMMEEQRDMRVPTELVPHCPVCGKPMVMNLRADNTFVEDEGWRAAAERYRDFLKAHQDGRVLFLELGVGANTPAIIKYPFWRYTYANPEATYACVNYGEVYMHPDIRDRSILIDADIDRVLEDILGGQDG, from the coding sequence ATGGAAAAGAAAAGCTATGCGCAGACGCTCACCGAGCTCCGCGATGCAATCGATGCCGCCGACGCCATCGTGGTCGGTGCGGGCGCAGGTCTTTCGATCGCAGCTGGGCTCACGTACTCGGGCGAGCGGTTCGAACGCTACTTCGGCGACTTCATCGAGAAGTACCGCTTCCGCGACATGTACTCGGCTGGGTTCTTCCCGTTCCAGACCCTCGAGGAGCAGTGGGTCTACTGGAGCCGCCACATCTGGTACGACCGCTACGTCGAGCCGCCGAAGGACACGTACGCCAAGCTGCTGCAGCTCGTGCAGAGCAAGGACTTCTTCGTCATCACCACGAACGTCGACCACCAGTTCCAACGCGCAGGCTTCCCTAAGGAACGGTTGTACTACACGCAGGGCGACTACGGCTTGTGGCAATGCAGCGTGCCGTGCCACGACAAGACCTACGACAACTATGAGACCGTGAAGCGCATGATGGAGGAGCAGCGCGACATGCGCGTGCCGACAGAGCTCGTGCCCCACTGTCCTGTATGTGGCAAGCCCATGGTCATGAATCTGCGGGCCGACAACACGTTTGTGGAGGACGAGGGATGGCGTGCAGCGGCCGAACGCTACCGCGACTTCCTGAAAGCCCACCAGGATGGTAGGGTCCTCTTCCTGGAACTGGGCGTGGGCGCGAATACCCCTGCCATCATCAAGTACCCGTTCTGGCGCTACACCTATGCAAACCCCGAGGCGACCTATGCCTGCGTGAACTATGGCGAGGTGTACATGCATCCCGACATCCGCGACCGCTCAATCCTCATCGACGCCGACATCGACCGGGTTTTAGAAGACATATTGGGAGGGCAAGATGGATAA
- a CDS encoding macro domain-containing protein — translation MQDELLQGMIAEADVSTADDATPSSGDPRLRLWRGDITTLAMGAIVNAANSQMLGCWVPGHHCIDNAIQTFAGVQLRSECARIMEEQGHEEPTGTAKITGAYNLPSGHVIHTVGPIANGHPVASFGTKTTRQ, via the coding sequence ATGCAGGACGAGCTGCTGCAGGGCATGATTGCCGAGGCGGACGTGAGCACGGCGGACGACGCGACTCCCTCGTCTGGCGACCCGCGTCTGCGTCTGTGGCGCGGCGACATCACCACGCTTGCGATGGGCGCAATCGTGAACGCCGCGAACAGCCAGATGCTCGGCTGCTGGGTGCCAGGCCACCATTGCATCGACAATGCCATCCAGACGTTCGCGGGCGTGCAGCTGCGCTCCGAATGCGCGCGCATCATGGAGGAGCAGGGGCACGAGGAGCCTACTGGCACAGCCAAGATCACGGGCGCATACAACCTGCCGTCAGGTCACGTCATCCATACCGTGGGGCCCATCGCGAACGGCCATCCAGTAGCATCTTTTGGAACCAAGACCACCCGTCAATAG